The genomic segment TACCATCCCGCCCATTTCACGCATTGCCGGGGTAGACCTGACCACCGAAGGGGTCATCACCCTTTCGGAAGTCCGGCGGCTTCTGGAAACCCATGAATTGCCGGCGGCAGAGGACGGGGCCAGCTTAATGCTGCAGTACCTCTTAGACGCCGACCGGATTACGGTTCTGCAGGGCTGTGCGGAAAATCCGGCCATGAAAGAAGGGCAGGTTGTTTCCCTGGACCTGCGGGACGTGGTCGTTGAAAAATTGGTCAAGGCCCTGCGGGGAATGGGCAAGATTGTGGAAGTGGAACAATTTTAGGCAGGGGCCTAGCATGGCCGACGCCTCTTCATTCGATGGCGGATGAAGAGGCGCTTTTTTTTGCGCCTTGGGCAGGGCTGCGAGCCGGATCTCCCTTTAGGGCAACTGGGACGGTGATCCGGGGCTGCATTTTCGCTAAATGACCGGGAATCCCTTGCACCTCCCCTCGGCCTGCTGTATCATGGCACTGACGGAGGTGAGAGGATGGCCATCGGAATCATCGGTGCCGGCAAGGCCGGGACCGTATTGGGCCGCTATTTAACCGCTTGCGGTCTAGAGGTGGCCGGCTATATGAGCCGGACGCCTGCCCATGCGGCAAGGGCGGCTGAGCTGACAGACAGCGCCTGCTTCGACGATTTTGCCCACCTGGCGGCGCGCTGCAATATGGTTCTTATTGCCACACCGGACGGGCAAATCGGCGCAACCGCTGCCGCCCTGGCACCGCATTTGACGGCAGACCACGTCCTGGCCCATTTGAGCGGGAGCTTGACCCATGCGGTGCTGAAACCGGCTCATGCGGTCTGGCAGGCGGCCAGCCTGCACCCGATTTTCGCTTTTTCAGACCCGGAAATGGACCTGGCCCCCCTGGCGTCAGCGGTCTTTTCCGTGGAAGGCGATGCCGCCGCCCGGCAGCGGCTGACCGCCCTCCTGGCCCCCTGCGGTAATGCGGTGGTGCCGGTGACGGCGGCCGACAAGGTCCGCTATCATGCGGCCTGTGTCATGGCCAGCAACCTGGTTTGCGGCCTTTATGGAGAAGCGGCCCGGCAATTGACGGCCTGCGGCTTTTCCGAACCGCTGGCCCGGCAGGCCCTGGCCCCGCTTTTTTTGACCAATGCCCGGGCCATCATCGACCGCGGCCCGACCGACGCCTTAACCGGCCCAATGGAACGAAACGACTTATCGACCGTTAGGGCCCACTTGCAGGCGCTGGCCGACGATCCCCTGGGGGATGCCGTCTATCGCAGTTTATCACTGGCCCTATTACCGCTGGTGGCAGAAGGTCACCCTGAGCGGGATAGGGCAGACATGGAAAAGGAGTTGAGGAGCAATCATGCCGACAACGGTTCAAACGTTCGCAGAAGCGAAACGCAAGAAAACCCCTCTGACGATGCTCACTTGTTACGATTATTCCACAGCAAAATTAATCAACAAGGCCGGCATTGACAGTATTTTGGTGGGGGACAGCCTGGGCAACACCATCCTGGGCTACCCGAATACCCTGCCGGTAACTTTGGACGATATGATTCATCATTGTCGGGCAGTGACCCGCGGCGCACCGGACTGCCTGGTGGTCTGCGACATGCCCTTCATGAGCTACGAAACCGGTGTTTACGACGCGGTGGTGAATGCCGGCCGCCTGATGAAAGAAGGCGGCGCCGATGCGGTGAAGCTGGAAGGCGGCCGCCGGGTGGCGGCGCAAATCCGCGCCATCGTAGAGGCCGGTATTCCGGTCCAGGCCCACATCGGGCTGACGCCCCAGTCCATCAATGCCCTGGGCGGGTTTAAGGTTCAGGGTAAGGATGCCGAAGCCGCCGCAGCCCTCCTGGCCGACGCCCGGGCGGTGGAGGCGGCCGGCGCCTTTAGCGTGGTCATCGAGTGTGTGCCGGCGCCCTTGGCCAAAGCCATTACGGACCTCTTGACCATTCCCACTATCGGCATAGGCGCCGGGGCAGACTGTGACGGCCAGGTGCTCGTATACCAGGACATGCTGGGCATGTATTCCGACTTTGTCCCCAAATTTGTCCGCCAGTTTGCCCAGCTTGGCGAGGCCATGACCCAGGCCTTCCAAGACTATGCCACGGCGGTCAAAGACCGGACCTTCCCAAACGAGTCGGAAATTTTCACCATGGATGCCTCAGTGGTGGAAGCGGCGGTCAAAGAATTCCAGAAAGGTGACGAAGTATGAATCAATTTCCTATTCCTGTGGTGCGCACCCTTGAAGACCTGCGCGCCCTGATCCAAGATTGGCGCCGGGCCCGGTGCAGCGTCGGCCTGGTGCCCACCATGGGCTACTTGCATGAAGGCCATCTGAGCCTGATCAAACGGGCTGCGGCAGACAATGACCGGACCCTGGTCAGCGTTTTTGTCAACCCCACCCAGTTCGGCGCCGGAGAAGACCTGGACGCCTATCCCCAAGACTTGCCGCGGGATGTGGCCTTGGCCGCCGAACAGGGTGCCGCTGCCGTTTTCGCACCGACACCGGAGGTCATGTACCCCTCCGGCTACAGCACCTATGTGACCGTTGAAGGGGTCAGCGCAGAGCTTTGCGGCCGGTCTCGCCCGGTTCATTTTCGGGGCGTGGCCACGGTCTGCACCAAACTCTTCCTGCTGACCGGTGCCGACCGGGCCTATTTTGGCGAAAAAGACGCCCAGCAATTGGCGGTCATTCGCCGGCTGGTCCAGGACCTGGCCATTCCGGTTCAAATCATCGGCTGCCCCATCGTGCGGGAAGCGGACGGCTTGGCAAAAAGCTCCCGCAACGTCTACCTGACTGAAGCGGAACGGGCCAAAGCGCCCATCCTCCACCAGGCCTTGGAAGAAGCCCGAGAAAAGATTCTCGCCGGGGAACGGGACACGGCAACAATTCTTGACTTTTTGCGGACCCGGATCAGTGCCGAGCCCCTGGCGGAGATCGACTACATCCAAGCGGTCCACCGGGATACCATTGTGCCGATCGACCGGCTGGAAGGCCCGGTGCTCATCGCCTTGGCAGTCCGCTTCGGTAAAGCGCGTTTAATTGATAATTTCTCCCTGGAAGTCTAAGATAAGGGATAGCACCGGCAGGCGTCGGTGCTTTTTAAGTTGCGAAAATATGTTCGCTTTTGCTTGTGCAGCCCCCCTTTGATGGGGTATAATAAAGGGCACAGGAGGGGTGAGGATGCGCTTTTTTGAAAACGATTCATTGGACCCGTATTTTAACCAGGCCTATGAAGAATACATCTTTAGGACCTACCGGGAAGGGGTTAACTTTCTGGTCTGGCGCAACCGGGCATCCGTTATTTGTGGCGCCGGTCAATGCCTGCCGGCAGAAACCGATTTGGCCCTGGCCGCCCGGGACAATATTCCTGTCCTGCGCCGGGCCACCGGCGGCGGTGCCGTTTACCACGACCCGGGCAATGTGAACTTTGCCTTTATGGCCGATGCCAAGGGCAAGCACATTGACTACGGGCGATTTTTGCGACCGGTTTGCCGGGCGCTGCAAGGCTTGGGCATTGACGCCCGGCCGGCCGGCGTCAGCGAAGTGATGATCGGGGCCCATAAAATCAGCGGGAATGCGCAAAAAATTGCCGGAGATCGGGTATGGCACCACGGCACCTTGCTCTACGATGCGGATTTAAAGCAACTCCACCGCCTGGCCAATGGACAGCGGGGCTTCTTCACCACCCGAGCTGTCCCGTCCAGGCCGGTGCCGGTGACCAATATTGCCTGGCGGATGGCCGCGCCTTTTGGCGATACCCGGGCCTTTATGCAGGCCTTTGTGCGGGAAATGGCCAGGGTCTGTGGGCCCCTTGACCGGCAGACCCTGACCGCTGAGGAAAAAACGGAGGTCAATGGGCTGGCGGCGGACAAGTACCGGTCTTGGGAATGGACCCTTGCCCAGGGGCCGCCCTTTACTTACCGGCGGACCCTTTCTTACCGGGGGGCACCCTTGACCGTCAGCTACCGGGCCAAGCGGGGGCGGATTGAAAGCCTTGCTTTTGACCCGGCCTATCCGGAGGCGGCCGCCGCCCTGCGCGGGGTGCGGATCAAGCGCAGCGATTTGACCGCTGCCCTGGCGGCCTTTCCCGACTTGGAAGGCCTGGCCGGGATGCTTTTTTAAAGGCTGATTCAGGCCTTGT from the Peptococcus niger genome contains:
- the panC gene encoding pantoate--beta-alanine ligase translates to MPVVRTLEDLRALIQDWRRARCSVGLVPTMGYLHEGHLSLIKRAAADNDRTLVSVFVNPTQFGAGEDLDAYPQDLPRDVALAAEQGAAAVFAPTPEVMYPSGYSTYVTVEGVSAELCGRSRPVHFRGVATVCTKLFLLTGADRAYFGEKDAQQLAVIRRLVQDLAIPVQIIGCPIVREADGLAKSSRNVYLTEAERAKAPILHQALEEAREKILAGERDTATILDFLRTRISAEPLAEIDYIQAVHRDTIVPIDRLEGPVLIALAVRFGKARLIDNFSLEV
- a CDS encoding lipoate--protein ligase family protein, yielding MRFFENDSLDPYFNQAYEEYIFRTYREGVNFLVWRNRASVICGAGQCLPAETDLALAARDNIPVLRRATGGGAVYHDPGNVNFAFMADAKGKHIDYGRFLRPVCRALQGLGIDARPAGVSEVMIGAHKISGNAQKIAGDRVWHHGTLLYDADLKQLHRLANGQRGFFTTRAVPSRPVPVTNIAWRMAAPFGDTRAFMQAFVREMARVCGPLDRQTLTAEEKTEVNGLAADKYRSWEWTLAQGPPFTYRRTLSYRGAPLTVSYRAKRGRIESLAFDPAYPEAAAALRGVRIKRSDLTAALAAFPDLEGLAGMLF
- a CDS encoding Rossmann-like and DUF2520 domain-containing protein — translated: MAIGIIGAGKAGTVLGRYLTACGLEVAGYMSRTPAHAARAAELTDSACFDDFAHLAARCNMVLIATPDGQIGATAAALAPHLTADHVLAHLSGSLTHAVLKPAHAVWQAASLHPIFAFSDPEMDLAPLASAVFSVEGDAAARQRLTALLAPCGNAVVPVTAADKVRYHAACVMASNLVCGLYGEAARQLTACGFSEPLARQALAPLFLTNARAIIDRGPTDALTGPMERNDLSTVRAHLQALADDPLGDAVYRSLSLALLPLVAEGHPERDRADMEKELRSNHADNGSNVRRSETQENPSDDAHLLRLFHSKINQQGRH
- the panB gene encoding 3-methyl-2-oxobutanoate hydroxymethyltransferase; its protein translation is MPTTVQTFAEAKRKKTPLTMLTCYDYSTAKLINKAGIDSILVGDSLGNTILGYPNTLPVTLDDMIHHCRAVTRGAPDCLVVCDMPFMSYETGVYDAVVNAGRLMKEGGADAVKLEGGRRVAAQIRAIVEAGIPVQAHIGLTPQSINALGGFKVQGKDAEAAAALLADARAVEAAGAFSVVIECVPAPLAKAITDLLTIPTIGIGAGADCDGQVLVYQDMLGMYSDFVPKFVRQFAQLGEAMTQAFQDYATAVKDRTFPNESEIFTMDASVVEAAVKEFQKGDEV